CGCTCTACCGCAGTTGCAAAATTTGCAACTCGACCCGTTTGTTGTTTCAAACTTCAATTTTGACCACATCTGAAAGTTGCGGAAGTTCGAATCGTGATCAACGTCTATCACTATGGTTCGATACAATCAAATAGAAAACGCAGAATTCTTTGCAGTACTCAGAGTACGCATCCAGCATTATTTCAAAAGCAATGAGCTGTCCATTTATGCAGAAGATGTGGCATACGCCAAAGCCATTGTGCTCATCGGCGCCTATGCACTGACCTACTACACTTTACTCCATACCAGTGCTTTTGACCTATACCTCATCCTTTGTGTGGTCTTGGGTATGCTGAAGATCTTTATTGCTCTCAATATCGCCCATGATGCAGCTCATAGGGCATTTTTCCGAAACAGGAAGCTCAATGATCTGATGCTCTTCACGTTTGATGCACTGGGCGCCAATGGTTACATGTGGAAACTTCGTCATGTCCACTCACATCACGCTTTCACCAATGTTCCCGACCATGACGCTGACATCAAGCAATCGGCTCTGGTACGCATCTTCCCCAACTCCCCTCTCAGTGGACTTCACAGCTACCAGCATCTCTATATGCCGGTGTTGTATGGGTTTTACTCCCTTCACTGGCTCCTATTCAGAGACTTCAAAGACTTTATCAATACTCCGCCTAATAACCACCTAACCTACCACCGCAAGGTGGAACTGATCAGGTTAATCCTGGGCAAGCTGATTTACTTCACCATGATGATTCTGGTCCCCTACCAGCTTCTTGCCCTTGAGTTCTATCAGGTCATTCTCGGATTTATGGTCATGCAAATGTCTGCAAGCTATACAGTAGCCATTGCGCTGGCTTCTGCGCACGTAGGTGAGCATGCCGAATTTCCAGAACCTGATAGAACTGGTCAGTTACCCTACTCTTTCCTCATGCACCAGCTCATCACCACTACAGATTTTGCCACTGACAGCAAGCTGCTGACCCATTTATATGGAGGATTTAACCATCATGTGATTCACCACCTTTTCCCAAACATCTGTCATATTCATTATCCACCACTCACGAAAATCCTGAAAAACACCTGTAAGGAATATGGCATAGGCTACAATGAAAACAAAACCCTCATTGATGCCATCAATGCACACCTCCAACTATTGAAATCCAGAAGCAAAAACAATCTGACCGTTGCAATGCCCGAATTCTAAACGACTATAGCTATGAACAACAAGATTAAGATTATTGAAGTATCAGAACCTAAACATGTTGAAAGGTTCTTACAGCTTCCCGAGAAGGTATACCAGGGAGACAAGAATTGGATCAGGCCTTTGGACAAAGACATTGAGCAGGTATTTGATCCAAATAAAAACAGTTTTCATAGCCACGGCATCATCACCCGGTGGATCGCAATGTGTGGAGACACTTGTGTTGGCAGAGTTGCGGCTTTTGTCAACTTCCGAACGGCCAACAGCTTTAAGCAACCAACCGGAGGCATGGGTTTTTTCGAATGCATTCACTCACAGGACATTGCATTCTCACTCTTTGACACCTGTAGAGATTGGCTAAAGGAGTTTGGCATTGGTGCCATGGATGGGCCAATCAATTTTGGGGAAAACAATGCATGGTGGGGTCTGGTGGTGGAAGGATATGAACCTCCCCTGTATCGTAATAATTATAACCCAAGCTACTATCGGGACTTCTTTGAGCGGTATGGCTTTCAGACCTATTTTGAGCAGTATTATTACAATTATGACTTCAAAAAAGGGCTCTCCCCCAGATACTATGAATTTGGCCGGAGACTGGCGCAGCGGGAGGAATATCACTGCGAAAATGTAGACCTGAACAACATCGAGAAATACGCCGATGATTTCAGGGAAGTCTACAATCAGGGCTGGAAAACCCATGACAACTTTAAGGAAATGAAAGCCAAACGAGCACTTTCACTTTTCAAAACCATGAAACCAGTGATCGATAAAGACCTGATATGGTTTTTGTATCACAATGATCGACCTATTGGGTTCATTATCATGATTCCCGAACTCAACACGCTTCTGAGAAACTTTAGACGAGGCAGATTCGGAATCATTCAAAAGTTGCAGCTCAAAATAGGGCTTACCATGAAAATGTGCAAAGTGGCTTACGGATCCGTTATTGGGTTTATCCCGGAGTTTCAACACAAAGGTTTGGAAGCGTTACTTTTCTACCACATCCACCAAAAGCTTGTGCCTGAAGGTAAATATGAAACATTGAAAATCGGTTGGGCCGGAGACTTTAACCCGAGAGTGGTTAACCTTTATCAAAAACTCGGATTCAAAAAAGTGCAAACTTCCAGAACCTACAGGTACCTTTTTGACCCATCAATGCCATTTGAAAGAGCTCCGATCATACCATAGCCTACCAGGCGCCGCCTAACGATGCCTGGATCAATAAGCCAATAGCAAGGGAGTTTTTGATCGAGGCATCGGTATTGGGGTTGATAATGTATTGCACATCCGGCTGAATGGTAAGCCACGTCCTTAATGGAAACGAGTAGGTTAATTCCAATGCCGTTTCTGCACGCTCATCTTCAGGTGAATGCTCAAGTCGTGCTTTGCCATTGATGGCTGTAGAGAATGCCAGGCCAACATAATCCGTTTTCTCACTCAATGATCCTGCAAAAACTATCCCCCCTGAAATGGCCGACCCAATTCGGTTTATACGATCATTAGCCACACCATACCGAACAAACATAGAAAGGTACCTGTCGTCGTATTTGGAGTAAAACCAATACTTCTGTGCGCCGATATAGGCTCCCCAATTGGGCCTATAAAAGGTACTATCCCCAAGCTCCGGAAATTCTGCTGTATACATCCAGCCACCTACATTTATTTTATCATTTGTTGGGATATCCCGGTCGCGTCCCACTTTTTTCCTTCTGGTGGTATAGTTTCGATTAATCCTGTCTGGAACAGCTGATGACAGGTAAACCGAATGTTCCATGGCAATCAGTGCTCCATCCTCTTTAGAGAGCGCAATTCTGTTCGATTTAAGGTCAGCGGGGTTGCCAGACACTCCGTCAAGAATCGCCAATCTGACCCGCCACTGGTCGGTAATGGAAGAACTTAACCTCAGGCCTAAAGAGGATATAGGGAAGATGGAGGGCCCATTGAGGCCACTCTGCGCGTACTCCGCTCCTATCCCAAATGAACTATTGATAAATATGGTGCCGGGCCGTAAAACATCAAACTCCGAGTTGAGATCATATAGACCAAAAAGTGCAGACAGCCGATCATTCAGAAAATTTTCCTGAATCCAGACTTCAAACAACCTCCAGGAGGGTGCAGCCTGGATATTGCTGGCAACCTGAAAATCACCCATATAATCGGTCGCCTGACCGCCATGATTTCCCAGTCCGTAAAAGAAGATAGACAGGCTCTCCTCCCAATCAAACAACTCATTGATATTGAGTTTGGCTGTTACATCCGCATTGTCCATATAGACAAATCCCTGATCCAATCCTCCGCTGAGATTAGCCCAGGGCAAGGCAGAATAAACAATTTCATATTCCAGAAGATCTGAAGAACTGTTCTGAGCAACTACCAGGTGGCTGGTAAGGCTACAAAATACCAGCAGGAGGTTTTTTAGGTTAGTCATTGGTCTCCTAAAGAACCGCAATTTTTTGTAAAAATCACTAAAAAAATTTTGTTGGTTTTAACGCTTCAGTGCACCGTCCTCCAGCTCGATTACACGACTTCCATATTCAGCGAATTTCTCATTGTGGGTTACCTGAATGATGGTCATCCCTTCCTTATTGAATTGCTTGAGCATGTCCATAACCTCCTCACCCTGAGATGAGTGTAGGTTACCAGTGGGTTCATCTGCCAAAAGTAATTTGGGCTTGCCCACGATGGCCCGGGCCACACCTACCAGCTGCTGCTGGCCTCCGGACAGCTGCTCCGGAAACAAATCCTTTTTAGCCACCATGTTGAACCGATCCAGCATCTCGGCCACCATACTAGCCCGCTCCTTGCGCTTCACCCCACGGTAAAGCAGCGGGGTCTCTATGTTTTCATACACAGTGAGTTCATCTATGAGGTGATAAGCCTGAAAAATGAAACCAATATGCTCCTTGTGTATTCTGGAAGTCTTACGCTCACTGAAAAGATGAACAGGCTCATCCAGAAAGTAATACTCCCCCTGCGACGGCTTATCCAGCATACCGATGATGTTCATGAGGGTAGATTTTCCCGAGCCACTCGGCCCCATGATGCTCACAAACTCTCCTGCCTGGATCTCCAGGTTGATCCCTTTCAGAATGAATACCCGCTGGTATTTGGACTCAATGTATTTATCTACTTCATTAAGCTTAATCATATGATCTCCGTGATTTTCCTACAGGCATCAAACGTGATACCAAAAAGTTAACTAACTGAAAATGTACTCTTTAAAAAACAAGCAAACCAACACTTGCACTAAAATAGGACACCATGTGTTCTTTTTCGCACACTCACAGCGCATTTATTAAGTCGGCCTTCACCTCATGCACGCCCTCAAACCCCCTTACCTCTGCCTCCACCCCGAGCGCAGCCCGAACTTTACTGACCTGATCCTCTTTCATCCCTGCCTGATAAAAAGGATCATTGGAACCCGTGAAATATTTCACCGAAACGTTCTGGTCGCAAAAATCAAAATCAGCACGCTCGAGCTCCGGAGGAAATGTGCCTGCCCAGAGAATCATCTGCTCGAAGGGCAGTTTGGCATGTGCTGCGTACCTGCACATGGTAGCCACCCCTTGCGAAAACCCAAAGTAAACCAGCCGTTTATCTGTCCAGTCAATATGGTGGGCACGGAGCACTGCATCGATGTATGCTTTCTGATTGGCAATCTCAGTGAGTCGGTCCTCACTAGTCATCCAGCTGGCCCCCACCCGGCCACTAAACCCCTCCAGATAGGTCTTGGAAATACCCTGTGGCGCAATGACGTAGTTCTCTTCCGGATTCAAGCCTTCAAACTTGCGCAGGAAATACCTGGAAAGTTGTCCATAGCCGTGAAATACCAACCATATGCGCCGGGTGTTTTCGGTGAGCTCATTGAGCACTCCATATGGCGTGGTATGCTGAAACGTGATGTGACGTTGCTCCATCATGGTGATACTGCCCCCATCAGAAGGCCACACAAATATGCTCCGTAAGTCCCCAGCACGTAGCCCAACACTGCCAGCAAAACACCTACTGGCGCCAATGCCGGATGAAAGGCAGCCGCTATGACCGGAGCAGACGCAGCACCGCCTACGTTGGCAGTACTCCCCACCGCCACAAAAAAGTATGGCGCCTTGATCAGCTTAGCCACAATGGTCAGCAGAATTACATGAAAGAGCATCCAGGTAAGCCCCACCAGGAACAACCCCGGATCATCAAAGACCGCCATGATGTCCATGTGCATGCCTATGGTGGCCACCAAAATATAAATGAACACGCTTCCTATTTTTGACGCACCGGCACCCTCCAATTCCTTGGCCCTGGTAAAGGAAAGAAACACCCCTAATGTGGTGGCGATAACGACGATCCAAAAGAACCCTGAGGTAAGACTGTACTTATCAAGGAATGGAAAATGCTCACTGATGGTCGGAGCAATCCAATCACTCAAGTAATGGGCTATTCCCGTACAAATAAACCCGATCATCAATATTTTCATCAAGTCGGTGAGCGTAGGTATTCTGGCATTTTTCAACTGAAAAGCCTCCATTTTTTGCTTCATGGCCTCTATGGCAGAAGCGTCTGCCTTCAATTTTCTATCGATGTATTTAGAATACCCGATACCGGCCAGCAGTACACCCAACCAGGTGTTACCAACAATGATGTCTACTGCCACCATTTTGGAAAACAGCTCACCATTTACCTCAAATACTTCTTTCATCGCCGCCTGATTGGCCCCACCTCCGATCCACGAACCAGCAATGGTGGTCATGCCGCGCCATACTTCATTGGGTGGAGGAGCCGAGACCAGCTCTGGTGCTATGTAGGAGAAAAGCAGGATGGCAAAAGGGCCACCCAGCACAATACCCACAGTGGCCGTAAAAAACATGATCAGCGCTTTCGGGCCAAGCTTTACAATTTCCTTCAGGTCGACACTGATGGTGAGTAAGACCAGAGAGGCCGGCAACAGATACCGTGACGCTACAAAATAAAGTCGCGAGGTGCCCGGATCTATGATCCCGAAAGTCCCCAGAAGTGAGGGTAAAAAATAGCACATGAGCAGGGCGGGCACCACGGCATAAAACTTCTTCCAAAAGGTGCTTTCACTCGAGGATGTCGTAAAGACAAAACCGAGGATGAGCATGATGATGCCAAAAATAACCGCATCATTGGTCAATAGGGGTTCATTCATAGGTCTTCTATTATTGCTGCAAATTCACTTAGCATCATGGCTGTGGCTCCCCATACCACCTTATCCTGAATATCAAAATATGGGGAATGAAGGCGGTACCCGTGGGCAGTTACGATTTCCTTTTCCTTGAGCCTGCTTTTGTCCAGGAGCTGCGACAAAGGGGCTTCAATGATTTCGTCCACTTCCACCTCGTCTGGTATAAATCGGGGAATCTCCTTCGAAAAACCGACATAAGGTACAATCAAATGATTGCTTGCCGAAACCATAAATTCACTCAAATGTCCTATTACGCCAACCTGTCCAGGCTCCACTCCTATCTCCTCCTGGGTCTCCCTCATCGCCGTAACTTTCAGGTCACCATCGGTCTCCTCATACCGGCCACCAGGCAAGGCCATTTGACCACTGTGTACCCCATCATAAAGCGGCCGCTGAATCATTGGAAACCATATCTCACCTTCTTTTTCATACAAAAGGATCAACACCGCGCCCTTTCTGGGCGCCCTATCAAATTTGAAATTTACCCGATTCCCGGTAGAGAGTTTTGGGCTCATCAGGTTATGTGCCTGCGCACCGGGCAGTGGTTGATTGAGTTTGATCCTTAGTTTGTTGATAAGCGCCTGCATCCTGGCAAAAGTATTTTATTTATTGAAAACTAAAATTTCACAGCCAGTGCTGGGAAATGAGGTAACTTCTTGGCCCTCAAACAATCCCATTAAATCACCTCTTATAATCCTAACATTGACCACTAAGGCGAAATAGTCATTTTCTTTTCCTTAAAGAATTTTTATATTGCTGTACACACTACCTGACTAATGAACGACCTACCTATCTACATCAGCCTTACTTTTTTCGCTTGTGTCCTCGCCTCCTTTGGTTTTATCTACTACGCAATACTGACAGCCGCTGGTCCCAAGAGCAATATTCCCCTTTTTGCGATCACTTTTATGGCCGTTTGGATATTTGTCACTTCGCTGATGACCATCAATGGTTTTTTTCAGGACTATGAAGCCATGCCCCCCCGGTTGATCATGATGGTGCTGATCCTGGTCATCTTTATCATCAGTCTGTTTCTGATTCCGGCCACAAGAAATTTCCTGAATCAAATGCCCATCACCACCCTCACTTATATTCACATTATTCGGGTACCTGTGGAGATTGTACTTTGGTGGCTTTTCATCAATGGAGTGGTAGCAGAGTCCATGACTTTCGAGGGGGTCAACTTTGACATCCTTTCTGGCATCTCAGCGCCGTTTGCCGGGCTTTTTCTGGTGGGCCTCAAAAGCAAAAGCAACATAGCTGCCATCATCTGGAACCTGCTGGCTCTAGGGCTGCTGGTGAACATTGTGGCACGGGCCATATTGGCTACCCCCTATTTTTACGACCCTGCGGTGTACGAGCAACCCAATATTGCCGTCTTCTATTTCCCTTATGTATTGTTGCCTCTTTTTGTGGTACCTGCCGTATTATTCAGTCACTTGGTTTCACTCTATCAGCTCATCTTCTTAAAGGAGCCGGAAGAGGATTAAACCTAGCGACAGTTGAGTTCCCAAAGCCTCTGAGAGGATGCCTCATGATTATCGATGCCTTGCTTCCAGGACTCACATGCCTGCGCTAGCTGATCTTGTTCCAGGTAAGCTTTTCCAAGAAAAGAATACACCTCATCCACAAATTCAGGCCGGTTGATCACTTCCTGAAACAAGCGAATGGCCTGCTCCGGATCTCCTGATTTCAAAAAGTAGATTCCTTTATTCCGGTAGGCCCAGGCATTGGAAGGATCGATCAGAATGCTCCTATTGATGTCCTTAGCGGCCAGGTCCAGCTCGTTCATCTCCAGGTATATCTGTCCGCGGTTATTCAGGAAATAGGGTTCTGAGGGCTGAATATTCAGGGCCTGGTTCACGGTAGTCAGGGCATTTTGATAATTCTCCTCCTTTAAATAAACCTGACTGAGCGTGTTCAGCGCGCTGGCCTCATTGGGATATTTCAGCAGCACCTCATTCAGGAGGGCTTTGGCACTGTCCATTTGCTCCTGAAAATAGTAAAGCGTGGCCATATTGATCAGGGTCTCCTGATTGGCCGGATCTAGCTGCATAGCCTTTTGGAAGCTGCCCATGGAAGCCGAATACGCCCTGAGCCTGGAGTGAAGCAATCCCTCATAGAAATACACATAAGCAGAGTCTGGAAATGCTTTCTTCACAATCATCAGATCTGAGAGGGCATCCTCAGTTCTGCCCACCCGCTCATAGGCATAAGCCCTATTGAATATGGCATCATAATAAGATGAGTCCAGCAAAATGGCCATGTTGTAATCCTGAATGGCTTCATAGGCGTGATCATCCTCTATGCGGGCCACCCCCCTGTTGTTGTAAGCACGGGCAAAATCCTTATCAACGGCCAGGGCCTGAGTATAAAACCCTACAGCCTTATCGTATTCGCGTGCTTTCAATGCAATGTTTCCCTGCAAAAAAAATCGGTCGCGCTTCACTTCCTCACTGGCGCAGCCCAAAAGGAATAATCCCAAGACTAGTATTAATTTATTCATAGGTACAAATAAAAATAGCCCGCTGATAAAGCGGGCTATGAATCAATAGAAATCAATCTATTTTAACTTTTAAGATCTTTTTACCGAGCCTCCACTGCTGCTATCGCTATTGGTGTTTTTGGGAGACCCCTGATATCGGATGCTGGCACCACTGCTGGCACGAGCCGTTAGCTCACCATTCACCGTCACCTTGATGGACGCACCGCTGCTGGCTCTCAAGTCTGCATCCTGGCACACAAGGTCATAACCATCAATATCTCCAGAGCTACTCGCACTACCATCGAGGTTTCTCACCTCTCCTGATATGTTCACTTCTCCTGCACTCGACACCTCAATGTCGATATCATCTGCATATACCTCCAGGTCCACATCTCCGCTGCTGGAGGCATCCACCTCCACCTGATCTGCCTTTACAGCCACTTTGATGTCACCAGCGCTACTGCATGATATCTCGAAATCACCTTTGGCCTGCACCATCCCTTCTACCCTGATAGAGGCTGCCGAAGAGGCTTTCAATGCGCTGAGGTCTACAAAGGTGACATATACCTTCACATCTACATTTCTATGGTTATCACCTTCCAGGTGAATTTTCAGGGTGCCACCGGATACATCAGTAAGCACCTTATCCACAGAGATACCATCTGCTTCTATGCGTGCGGATTCACTGCTTCCTTTTGTGAGAAACACATCAATACCTTCCTGGGCAGTTACTTCCGAAAAAGAAGAAAGGTTTCTGGTGGATTGGGCCATCCCGAAAAAAAGGGTCAGGGCCGCCAACAAGGTTAAGGCTATTCTTTTCATATGAGTTGTTTTTCTTTTAAGGACTCACCAGAATCCCAGGGGTTGCATCTTCTACAAAGAAGATTGATAATTCTTCTGAAAATCTTCCCATTTGGTGTTTTTGAACTTGTCGCCACCGATGTATTTCAAAATAGGATCCAGTGATTTAGCATTCATATACCCCGGGATTGGCTGGATGATTCTGAGATTCTCATCCATAAAAACCGTAGTGGGATAGCTGAGTTTGTTGTTGGTCAACGCCGCAGCCAGTTCGTGGACTCCACGTTTGCCCTGAGGAATAAACTTAAAAGTATGGCCATCAAATTCGATGGATTCGGTTTGTTCAGCATTGAACTTTACGGCATAGAAGTTCTTACTGATGTATTCTGCCACGTGAGTATTTGCATAGGCATCCCGGTCCATTTTCTTACACCATCCACACCAATCTGTATAGATATCTATCAGCAATTTGCGAGGTTCTTCTTTGGATTTGGCCACAGCCTCCTCAAAACTTAGCCACTCAATCTCCTGGGCATGAACAATGCTCCCCGAAAGGATAAGGATCAGATAAACGAACAGATTCTTCATCAACTTTTTCATAACAACTCAAATGTATCAAATTAAACCAAAATCCGGATTCTATAGTTCTTTCAAAGTACTTCTAACGGTCCATTTCTCCTAAAGTACATCCCGTTGAATGCATTCATCCCAAAAAATTACCACTTAAATAATTCCAACCTGATGAGTTCATGTTCGGTTGAATTGAAGAGTGCAATTAGTTACCTTGCCGTTTTTTAACGGAAAAGAAAGAACAGAAATAAAAAAACACCAATTTCGTTGAAATATTTTCACAAATAAGTAGTGGTTTTTACAAAGGTGATTGTTCTAGAAAGTTACGATTTTACCTTATTTAGTTCTGGTTTTTCTCCATTTTCCAAATAAAATATATGCAGAAAATAATTTACGCACTTCTTATAGCCGGTTCACTCAGTGGCTGCTTTTTCAATGAAATCACCGACTCAGAAACAGTGGTGCTTTTAGAGGATGTGATTTATGTATCAAGCAATGACATTCGGCTGCTTGGACGACTCTATTCTCTGGAAGGTACCGCAAGCGATCATGGATTCGAATTTTCGAAAGATGAGACATTCTCTGCTCCCGAGGTAGTTTCTTTGGGAGAGAAAAAGACGGTTGGTTTATTCTTCTCGGAGTTCAACCTGCTGGAAGAAAAAACAGCCTATTACTACCGTGCCTTTGTCATCTCCGGCAACAATAAGTTCTACAGTGACATCAGAAGCATTAGCACCTTTGAAGGTTCCGTCAATACTGTATCGTCACTTTATGGAGAATCAGGTGATCAGATTGAAATCATCGGCACCAACTTCACGACTGAGATGAGTATTCTTTTTGGTGAAACTACAGCCGTTGTTAAGTCAAGACTTGGTGGTTATAAGTTAAAAATAG
This Marinoscillum sp. 108 DNA region includes the following protein-coding sequences:
- a CDS encoding acyl-CoA desaturase, translated to MVRYNQIENAEFFAVLRVRIQHYFKSNELSIYAEDVAYAKAIVLIGAYALTYYTLLHTSAFDLYLILCVVLGMLKIFIALNIAHDAAHRAFFRNRKLNDLMLFTFDALGANGYMWKLRHVHSHHAFTNVPDHDADIKQSALVRIFPNSPLSGLHSYQHLYMPVLYGFYSLHWLLFRDFKDFINTPPNNHLTYHRKVELIRLILGKLIYFTMMILVPYQLLALEFYQVILGFMVMQMSASYTVAIALASAHVGEHAEFPEPDRTGQLPYSFLMHQLITTTDFATDSKLLTHLYGGFNHHVIHHLFPNICHIHYPPLTKILKNTCKEYGIGYNENKTLIDAINAHLQLLKSRSKNNLTVAMPEF
- a CDS encoding GNAT family N-acetyltransferase, which codes for MNNKIKIIEVSEPKHVERFLQLPEKVYQGDKNWIRPLDKDIEQVFDPNKNSFHSHGIITRWIAMCGDTCVGRVAAFVNFRTANSFKQPTGGMGFFECIHSQDIAFSLFDTCRDWLKEFGIGAMDGPINFGENNAWWGLVVEGYEPPLYRNNYNPSYYRDFFERYGFQTYFEQYYYNYDFKKGLSPRYYEFGRRLAQREEYHCENVDLNNIEKYADDFREVYNQGWKTHDNFKEMKAKRALSLFKTMKPVIDKDLIWFLYHNDRPIGFIIMIPELNTLLRNFRRGRFGIIQKLQLKIGLTMKMCKVAYGSVIGFIPEFQHKGLEALLFYHIHQKLVPEGKYETLKIGWAGDFNPRVVNLYQKLGFKKVQTSRTYRYLFDPSMPFERAPIIP
- a CDS encoding carbohydrate porin — translated: MTNLKNLLLVFCSLTSHLVVAQNSSSDLLEYEIVYSALPWANLSGGLDQGFVYMDNADVTAKLNINELFDWEESLSIFFYGLGNHGGQATDYMGDFQVASNIQAAPSWRLFEVWIQENFLNDRLSALFGLYDLNSEFDVLRPGTIFINSSFGIGAEYAQSGLNGPSIFPISSLGLRLSSSITDQWRVRLAILDGVSGNPADLKSNRIALSKEDGALIAMEHSVYLSSAVPDRINRNYTTRRKKVGRDRDIPTNDKINVGGWMYTAEFPELGDSTFYRPNWGAYIGAQKYWFYSKYDDRYLSMFVRYGVANDRINRIGSAISGGIVFAGSLSEKTDYVGLAFSTAINGKARLEHSPEDERAETALELTYSFPLRTWLTIQPDVQYIINPNTDASIKNSLAIGLLIQASLGGAW
- a CDS encoding ABC transporter ATP-binding protein, whose translation is MIKLNEVDKYIESKYQRVFILKGINLEIQAGEFVSIMGPSGSGKSTLMNIIGMLDKPSQGEYYFLDEPVHLFSERKTSRIHKEHIGFIFQAYHLIDELTVYENIETPLLYRGVKRKERASMVAEMLDRFNMVAKKDLFPEQLSGGQQQLVGVARAIVGKPKLLLADEPTGNLHSSQGEEVMDMLKQFNKEGMTIIQVTHNEKFAEYGSRVIELEDGALKR
- a CDS encoding alpha/beta hydrolase, with translation MMEQRHITFQHTTPYGVLNELTENTRRIWLVFHGYGQLSRYFLRKFEGLNPEENYVIAPQGISKTYLEGFSGRVGASWMTSEDRLTEIANQKAYIDAVLRAHHIDWTDKRLVYFGFSQGVATMCRYAAHAKLPFEQMILWAGTFPPELERADFDFCDQNVSVKYFTGSNDPFYQAGMKEDQVSKVRAALGVEAEVRGFEGVHEVKADLINAL
- a CDS encoding DUF819 domain-containing protein, whose product is MNEPLLTNDAVIFGIIMLILGFVFTTSSSESTFWKKFYAVVPALLMCYFLPSLLGTFGIIDPGTSRLYFVASRYLLPASLVLLTISVDLKEIVKLGPKALIMFFTATVGIVLGGPFAILLFSYIAPELVSAPPPNEVWRGMTTIAGSWIGGGANQAAMKEVFEVNGELFSKMVAVDIIVGNTWLGVLLAGIGYSKYIDRKLKADASAIEAMKQKMEAFQLKNARIPTLTDLMKILMIGFICTGIAHYLSDWIAPTISEHFPFLDKYSLTSGFFWIVVIATTLGVFLSFTRAKELEGAGASKIGSVFIYILVATIGMHMDIMAVFDDPGLFLVGLTWMLFHVILLTIVAKLIKAPYFFVAVGSTANVGGAASAPVIAAAFHPALAPVGVLLAVLGYVLGTYGAYLCGLLMGAVSP
- a CDS encoding CoA pyrophosphatase, giving the protein MQALINKLRIKLNQPLPGAQAHNLMSPKLSTGNRVNFKFDRAPRKGAVLILLYEKEGEIWFPMIQRPLYDGVHSGQMALPGGRYEETDGDLKVTAMRETQEEIGVEPGQVGVIGHLSEFMVSASNHLIVPYVGFSKEIPRFIPDEVEVDEIIEAPLSQLLDKSRLKEKEIVTAHGYRLHSPYFDIQDKVVWGATAMMLSEFAAIIEDL
- a CDS encoding tetratricopeptide repeat protein gives rise to the protein MGLFLLGCASEEVKRDRFFLQGNIALKAREYDKAVGFYTQALAVDKDFARAYNNRGVARIEDDHAYEAIQDYNMAILLDSSYYDAIFNRAYAYERVGRTEDALSDLMIVKKAFPDSAYVYFYEGLLHSRLRAYSASMGSFQKAMQLDPANQETLINMATLYYFQEQMDSAKALLNEVLLKYPNEASALNTLSQVYLKEENYQNALTTVNQALNIQPSEPYFLNNRGQIYLEMNELDLAAKDINRSILIDPSNAWAYRNKGIYFLKSGDPEQAIRLFQEVINRPEFVDEVYSFLGKAYLEQDQLAQACESWKQGIDNHEASSQRLWELNCR
- a CDS encoding head GIN domain-containing protein, which produces MKRIALTLLAALTLFFGMAQSTRNLSSFSEVTAQEGIDVFLTKGSSESARIEADGISVDKVLTDVSGGTLKIHLEGDNHRNVDVKVYVTFVDLSALKASSAASIRVEGMVQAKGDFEISCSSAGDIKVAVKADQVEVDASSSGDVDLEVYADDIDIEVSSAGEVNISGEVRNLDGSASSSGDIDGYDLVCQDADLRASSGASIKVTVNGELTARASSGASIRYQGSPKNTNSDSSSGGSVKRS
- a CDS encoding DUF255 domain-containing protein — encoded protein: MKNLFVYLILILSGSIVHAQEIEWLSFEEAVAKSKEEPRKLLIDIYTDWCGWCKKMDRDAYANTHVAEYISKNFYAVKFNAEQTESIEFDGHTFKFIPQGKRGVHELAAALTNNKLSYPTTVFMDENLRIIQPIPGYMNAKSLDPILKYIGGDKFKNTKWEDFQKNYQSSL